A genome region from Tepidibacillus fermentans includes the following:
- a CDS encoding LexA family protein translates to MLVEIRSEISSLTKRSLYDAHELGMVEVNYPINVDYALLIDDIGLNSLGIDQGDILLIEKARWVTSPVQLVVAVIDDEMIARVFTQHKDESIHLLADNVDDIVVYPDDIKIIGLSLYVIKPDTGGIKPINAEDMLLKR, encoded by the coding sequence ATGTTAGTAGAAATTCGTTCAGAGATTTCATCATTAACTAAGCGGAGCTTATATGATGCTCACGAGTTAGGAATGGTTGAAGTAAATTATCCCATCAACGTGGATTATGCTCTTTTGATTGACGATATTGGCTTAAATTCGCTCGGGATTGATCAAGGAGATATTTTACTCATTGAGAAAGCAAGATGGGTTACATCCCCTGTTCAGCTCGTCGTAGCTGTTATCGATGATGAGATGATCGCTAGAGTATTTACACAGCACAAAGATGAATCAATACATTTACTTGCTGATAATGTTGATGATATTGTGGTTTATCCGGATGACATAAAGATAATCGGGCTTAGTTTATATGTTATAAAGCCTGATACTGGCGGGATTAAACCGATCAATGCGGAAGATATGCTATTAAAGAGATAA
- a CDS encoding ImmA/IrrE family metallo-endopeptidase, which produces MYNYKLTPLENWIKEFYQQLGITEPYQLDLNDIAAKLNIWLYFEEMSSRAFERKGMASIIIDRRLSPAEQWEDFGHEMAHILRQCGNQIILPDSFVQFQEMRADNFALEFCIPTFMLLKLDLPNTSKKIIEFIMDNFNVTERFAKRKLDKFQRNLYQAQIDAKFQASIDYERSLLNNHQADFTEVRENKIYFYQKGAGIKSIITTRELVEC; this is translated from the coding sequence TTGTACAACTATAAGTTAACACCGTTAGAAAATTGGATCAAAGAATTTTATCAGCAATTGGGTATTACGGAGCCGTATCAATTAGATTTGAACGATATTGCAGCAAAGTTAAACATTTGGCTTTACTTTGAAGAAATGAGCAGTAGAGCGTTTGAGAGAAAAGGAATGGCTAGTATCATTATTGATCGTCGCCTGTCCCCTGCTGAGCAATGGGAAGATTTCGGCCACGAGATGGCTCATATATTACGACAATGCGGAAATCAGATAATATTGCCAGACTCCTTTGTTCAATTTCAAGAAATGAGAGCTGATAACTTCGCATTAGAATTCTGCATCCCTACTTTTATGCTATTGAAGCTTGATTTACCTAATACCAGCAAAAAAATCATTGAATTTATAATGGATAACTTTAACGTTACCGAACGATTTGCTAAAAGAAAATTGGACAAGTTTCAAAGAAATCTATATCAAGCACAAATCGATGCTAAATTTCAAGCAAGTATAGATTATGAACGATCATTATTAAATAATCATCAAGCGGATTTTACCGAGGTGCGGGAAAACAAGATTTATTTTTACCAAAAAGGAGCAGGAATCAAAAGTATAATTACCACAAGGGAGCTGGTCGAATGTTAG
- a CDS encoding ComEC/Rec2 family competence protein, whose product MGYIVALLILIALPYYVYLEAQKRGMNSILWFVGSILFPIIVPIVFFITKRKISVSQSANYIPPGFRSKKLWKMGVAGFAYLILVSAVFAAGRAPSIPTSEKTSTVEKQETTNTQVVKSIQTNQNQATTTNTSNGTPVSNEPTTTTNEPTPTGKLEVRFLNVGQGDATLVKFPSGKVMLVDGGNNQYGQAVVNYIKDAGVKSIDIMVATHPDADHIGGLDVVLQNFVVKKFYAPKVANNTKSYEDMLLAVKNEGIGISSATAGVKLDVGAGATAEMVGPIKNYGSSDMNNNSAVIRIVHGSTSFLLTGDAEIESESDMIASGKTLKSTVLKVGHHGSKSSTSLSFLNAVSPSYAVISVGHNNYGHPTTEILNRLSSKGIKIFRTDKQGTIIATSNGSKVVFNSNPMSYAPTKVTTTTSKPKSTTTNKTDTKTTTSSGDCSKPLIKGNISSSGEKIYHVPGGAYYDRTIAEEMFCTEEQAIKAGYRKSKR is encoded by the coding sequence ATGGGGTATATTGTGGCTTTATTAATATTAATTGCTCTTCCCTACTACGTTTATCTTGAAGCACAAAAAAGAGGGATGAATTCAATACTTTGGTTTGTCGGGTCTATTTTATTTCCTATTATTGTACCAATTGTATTCTTTATAACTAAAAGAAAGATTTCTGTTTCTCAAAGTGCTAATTACATACCACCAGGGTTTCGATCTAAAAAGTTATGGAAAATGGGAGTTGCAGGATTTGCTTATTTAATACTAGTATCTGCTGTATTTGCTGCTGGAAGAGCTCCATCTATTCCAACATCTGAAAAAACAAGTACCGTTGAGAAACAAGAAACAACAAATACTCAGGTTGTCAAATCTATACAAACTAATCAAAATCAAGCAACAACTACTAATACAAGTAATGGTACACCTGTATCAAATGAGCCGACAACTACAACAAACGAACCTACTCCAACTGGAAAGCTTGAGGTTCGTTTTCTAAATGTTGGTCAAGGTGATGCAACTCTTGTGAAGTTCCCTTCTGGCAAGGTAATGCTTGTAGACGGCGGAAATAATCAGTATGGACAAGCTGTTGTAAATTATATAAAAGATGCTGGTGTAAAATCGATAGATATTATGGTTGCTACTCATCCGGATGCCGATCATATTGGTGGTCTTGATGTAGTACTTCAAAATTTTGTAGTTAAAAAATTTTATGCTCCAAAGGTTGCAAATAATACCAAGTCTTATGAGGATATGCTTCTAGCTGTTAAAAATGAGGGAATTGGAATTTCCTCAGCTACTGCGGGAGTAAAATTAGACGTTGGGGCTGGAGCGACTGCTGAAATGGTTGGCCCAATTAAGAATTACGGTTCTAGTGACATGAATAATAACAGTGCTGTCATTAGAATCGTTCATGGTTCAACATCATTCCTTCTTACAGGTGATGCAGAAATTGAATCTGAATCAGATATGATTGCTTCTGGAAAGACATTAAAATCTACCGTATTAAAAGTGGGCCACCATGGTTCAAAATCATCTACTAGTCTCTCATTTTTAAATGCTGTTTCACCAAGCTATGCCGTGATTAGCGTTGGCCATAATAATTATGGACATCCTACGACAGAAATATTAAATAGGTTGAGTAGTAAAGGTATAAAAATATTTAGAACGGATAAGCAAGGTACTATTATTGCTACAAGTAATGGTTCAAAGGTAGTGTTTAATTCAAACCCTATGTCTTACGCTCCAACTAAGGTCACAACGACCACAAGCAAGCCAAAATCGACTACAACAAATAAGACGGATACAAAAACCACGACATCTAGTGGTGATTGTTCAAAGCCATTAATTAAAGGGAATATAAGCTCAAGTGGAGAAAAGATATACCATGTTCCAGGCGGAGCTTATTATGATAGAACAATTGCAGAGGAAATGTTCTGTACTGAAGAACAAGCTATAAAAGCAGGTTATAGAAAATCAAAGAGATAA
- a CDS encoding DUF3006 domain-containing protein, protein MHIRKAVIDRFEDNLAVIEWIDTKETQDIERSNLPNEAKIGDVVYLKEDQWVIDFDETKEREIKIKKLMDELWED, encoded by the coding sequence TTGCATATCAGAAAAGCAGTAATTGATCGATTCGAGGATAATCTTGCTGTGATTGAATGGATCGATACGAAAGAAACACAAGACATAGAGCGTTCAAATCTACCTAATGAAGCTAAAATTGGTGATGTCGTTTATCTTAAAGAAGACCAATGGGTCATTGATTTCGATGAAACTAAAGAGAGAGAAATAAAAATCAAAAAGTTAATGGATGAATTATGGGAGGATTAA
- a CDS encoding helix-turn-helix domain-containing protein produces the protein MFGKRLRELRKQKKLTMKELGNLFNLAESTISGYENETRKPDMEIIKQFADFFEVSVDYLLGRTNDPSPSLPEELEDPEISVFFKDYLSSPKEKQEELRKIWEIIKVREAGRKPGDKQK, from the coding sequence ATGTTTGGGAAAAGATTGCGTGAACTTAGAAAACAAAAAAAACTAACTATGAAAGAGTTGGGTAATCTGTTTAATTTAGCTGAATCAACAATATCAGGCTATGAAAATGAAACAAGAAAACCAGATATGGAGATTATCAAACAATTCGCCGACTTTTTCGAAGTATCCGTTGATTACCTCCTTGGACGTACCAACGATCCATCTCCTTCCCTTCCTGAAGAATTGGAGGACCCTGAAATTAGCGTCTTCTTTAAAGATTACTTATCATCACCAAAGGAAAAACAAGAAGAATTGCGGAAAATATGGGAGATTATTAAAGTGCGTGAGGCTGGGAGAAAGCCTGGGGATAAGCAAAAATAA
- a CDS encoding helix-turn-helix transcriptional regulator, which yields MNSLPKLARLSAGLSIEDAAKKLGIPAGYLSQIENGLRQVSAERAEQIAKLYKKKKEEIFLPSRYAIREVNDQSTA from the coding sequence ATGAATAGCTTACCTAAATTAGCTCGTTTATCTGCTGGTTTAAGTATTGAGGATGCAGCAAAGAAATTGGGAATACCAGCAGGATACCTTTCTCAGATAGAAAACGGTTTACGTCAAGTAAGTGCTGAAAGAGCTGAACAAATTGCCAAACTTTATAAGAAAAAGAAAGAAGAAATTTTTTTACCTAGTCGCTACGCAATACGTGAAGTTAATGATCAATCAACCGCCTAG
- a CDS encoding helix-turn-helix domain-containing protein has product MESFETMLRTIIREELIKIKEELKADLVQAQQTNGYPPVITVKEAKEILKVGTTTMYEITKHPTFPAIRTSDSKKAHIKIPTQKFLDWIQEHAHEFNLSA; this is encoded by the coding sequence ATGGAATCATTTGAAACAATGCTGCGTACCATCATCCGTGAAGAACTAATCAAGATTAAAGAAGAACTTAAAGCTGATTTAGTACAGGCTCAACAAACGAATGGATATCCTCCAGTAATCACTGTGAAAGAAGCTAAAGAGATACTGAAAGTTGGAACAACAACCATGTACGAGATCACCAAGCATCCAACATTCCCGGCGATCAGGACAAGTGATAGTAAAAAGGCGCACATCAAGATACCAACACAGAAGTTTTTAGATTGGATACAAGAGCACGCACATGAATTTAATCTGAGTGCTTAA
- a CDS encoding helix-turn-helix transcriptional regulator, translating to MGVGKALKEVRGKESQLKLSFDLNVSRESISAYETERAKIPSDVSSAIVNKYDDPWFAMEVANEYTAGTSVKKLDGEYVDLHRASVKTKTEEELQEAIDALRGISVVNLANSVNQSELEKIRKALLQVIDAIYAASHLVAVLTKEYGFSWVKLWHEHYKKLQERHYVRG from the coding sequence ATGGGTGTTGGTAAGGCACTTAAAGAAGTAAGAGGTAAAGAGTCGCAATTAAAACTTTCGTTTGATCTCAATGTGAGCCGTGAAAGTATATCAGCATATGAAACTGAGAGAGCGAAAATACCATCTGATGTTTCAAGTGCAATCGTCAACAAATACGACGATCCTTGGTTTGCCATGGAAGTGGCAAATGAATATACGGCAGGAACTTCAGTCAAAAAACTTGATGGTGAGTATGTTGATTTACATAGGGCAAGCGTCAAAACAAAAACAGAAGAAGAACTACAAGAAGCAATTGATGCATTAAGAGGTATATCGGTTGTGAATCTAGCAAATTCAGTTAATCAATCAGAGTTAGAGAAAATTAGAAAAGCACTACTCCAGGTTATTGATGCGATTTATGCCGCAAGTCATCTAGTGGCCGTATTAACAAAAGAGTATGGATTTAGCTGGGTTAAATTGTGGCATGAACACTACAAAAAGTTACAAGAAAGACATTACGTGAGGGGATAA
- a CDS encoding YqaJ viral recombinase family protein: protein MNASVLAMTNEMSREEWLKARRNGIGGSDAAAIAGLNKWKSPVAVYLEKTGMVEVEEVFSEAAYFGTLLEDVVAQEFSKRTGLKVRRKNAILQHPEYPFMIANVDRLIVGENAGLECKTASEYLKDEWKDDDIPASYLIQCQHYMAVTGFDSWWIAVLIGGNKFIYKKIERDEEIIQYLINIEKDFWDNHVVKRIPPMFDGSKASSDLLKALYPEAEHDSEIELDSEADTLITALEQVNEELKQLEEKKAEYENRIKAKLGDFERGIASNHIVTWKTINSSKFDSTRFKKEHPDLYKQYVKESSYRRFSIKREA, encoded by the coding sequence ATGAACGCAAGTGTTTTAGCAATGACAAATGAAATGAGCCGTGAAGAATGGCTCAAAGCAAGACGTAATGGAATTGGTGGATCGGATGCTGCTGCGATTGCAGGTCTGAACAAATGGAAGTCTCCAGTGGCTGTCTACTTAGAGAAAACTGGAATGGTAGAAGTAGAAGAAGTATTTAGTGAGGCAGCGTACTTTGGAACATTACTCGAAGATGTTGTAGCTCAGGAGTTTTCAAAGCGGACTGGTTTAAAAGTAAGAAGAAAGAATGCAATCCTTCAACATCCAGAATACCCATTCATGATTGCAAATGTGGACAGGCTCATAGTTGGAGAAAACGCAGGTTTAGAATGCAAAACGGCCAGTGAATACCTCAAGGATGAGTGGAAAGACGATGATATTCCGGCGTCATATCTCATTCAATGCCAGCATTACATGGCCGTGACTGGTTTTGATTCCTGGTGGATTGCAGTTCTCATCGGAGGCAACAAATTCATCTACAAGAAAATTGAGCGAGATGAGGAGATAATTCAGTATCTAATTAATATCGAAAAAGACTTCTGGGATAATCACGTAGTTAAAAGAATTCCTCCTATGTTCGACGGAAGCAAAGCTTCTTCTGATTTACTCAAGGCATTATATCCAGAAGCTGAACATGATTCTGAAATTGAGCTCGATAGCGAAGCAGATACGCTTATTACAGCATTAGAGCAAGTGAATGAGGAGTTAAAACAATTAGAAGAAAAGAAAGCTGAATATGAGAATCGCATCAAGGCAAAACTTGGTGATTTTGAGCGAGGGATTGCTTCTAACCATATTGTAACTTGGAAGACTATTAACTCATCAAAATTTGATAGTACAAGATTCAAAAAAGAACATCCTGATTTATACAAACAATATGTTAAAGAATCATCATATCGTAGATTTTCAATAAAAAGGGAGGCGTAA
- the recT gene encoding recombination protein RecT: MATNEKVKTQLANRANGQAPTPTPEQTIAAYMKKMAPRFAEVLPKHMDIDRMTRIALTTIRTNPKLLEASVPSLLGAIMQAAQLGLEPGLVGHCYLVPFKNGKTGQTEVQFIIGYKGMIDLARRSGNIESIYAHAVYENDTFEYEYGLHPKLVHKPAMTDRGEFIGAYAVAHFKDGGYQFEFMPKEEIEKRRNRSKTANGGPWVTDYEEMAKKTVVRHMWKYLPISIEIQQAAAQDEVIRKDVTSEPEFVDDVIDISTEIEEQSVEVEGEEAQ; the protein is encoded by the coding sequence ATGGCAACAAATGAAAAAGTAAAAACTCAATTAGCTAACAGAGCAAACGGACAAGCTCCTACTCCAACACCTGAACAGACGATTGCAGCTTATATGAAGAAAATGGCTCCAAGATTTGCGGAAGTTTTACCTAAGCACATGGATATTGATCGCATGACTAGAATCGCACTTACAACAATCAGAACAAACCCAAAACTGTTAGAAGCGTCTGTTCCTTCACTTCTAGGCGCTATTATGCAAGCTGCACAGTTAGGGCTTGAACCTGGACTTGTTGGACATTGTTATCTGGTACCTTTCAAGAACGGAAAAACAGGTCAGACAGAAGTCCAATTTATCATTGGTTATAAAGGAATGATTGACTTAGCCCGCAGATCGGGAAACATCGAAAGCATTTATGCTCATGCGGTTTATGAAAACGACACGTTCGAATATGAGTACGGCTTACATCCGAAGCTTGTTCATAAGCCAGCCATGACAGATCGTGGTGAATTTATCGGCGCCTATGCAGTTGCTCATTTCAAAGACGGTGGCTATCAATTCGAATTCATGCCGAAAGAAGAGATCGAGAAACGTCGTAATCGCAGTAAAACAGCTAATGGAGGACCATGGGTAACGGACTATGAGGAAATGGCTAAAAAGACGGTAGTAAGACATATGTGGAAATATCTACCCATCAGCATCGAGATTCAGCAGGCGGCCGCACAGGATGAAGTGATTAGAAAAGATGTTACGAGTGAACCTGAGTTCGTTGATGATGTGATTGATATAAGCACAGAAATTGAAGAGCAATCTGTTGAAGTTGAAGGGGAAGAGGCTCAATAA
- a CDS encoding ATP-binding protein, with amino-acid sequence MIDDDILTFLRKSIAKNEAEAQKILAEERQKRLDKLLSDSGLGKKFRKRTFSTFKVTKDNHVALTAAQNFINEFPNGKGLLLTGPVGTGKTHIAAAIANELIKQFYTVIFRNVVDIISLIVSTYHQSEKTILEIINTFTKADLLIIDDLGKEKMTEHTSTVLYQIINKIYEDEKPIIITTNFTSEKLEQNLGERGNAIVSRITEMCRPIVLSGRDWRLKNASS; translated from the coding sequence GTGATCGATGATGACATTTTGACTTTTCTGAGAAAAAGCATTGCTAAAAATGAAGCAGAAGCTCAAAAGATTCTAGCAGAAGAAAGGCAAAAAAGATTAGACAAACTACTATCTGATAGCGGATTAGGGAAGAAATTTCGCAAGAGAACATTCAGCACATTTAAAGTTACTAAAGATAACCACGTCGCTCTAACAGCAGCTCAAAATTTTATCAATGAATTTCCGAACGGAAAAGGGTTGCTTCTAACAGGACCGGTTGGAACAGGAAAAACACACATTGCAGCAGCAATAGCAAATGAGCTAATCAAACAATTCTATACAGTCATTTTTAGGAATGTAGTAGATATTATCTCACTAATTGTCAGCACATATCACCAAAGTGAAAAGACTATCTTGGAAATTATAAATACTTTTACAAAAGCTGACCTACTGATAATAGATGATCTTGGCAAAGAGAAGATGACAGAACATACAAGCACGGTACTTTATCAGATTATTAACAAGATATACGAAGACGAAAAACCGATCATCATCACAACGAATTTTACTAGTGAAAAGTTAGAACAAAATCTTGGAGAACGAGGCAATGCGATAGTATCAAGAATAACTGAAATGTGTAGACCTATTGTTTTAAGTGGCCGTGATTGGAGGCTTAAAAATGCAAGTAGTTAA
- a CDS encoding RusA family crossover junction endodeoxyribonuclease codes for MYKIIIPGRPVPKGRPRLGKNGNVYTPRRTKQYEELIGWKTKEVIKQPLEGNIALHIRVYVKRNVFPDIDNIAKSCMDGMNGIAYKDDKQVSFLSIQRIRGEEEKVEIEIEEVTINVSHKSGS; via the coding sequence TTGTACAAAATCATTATTCCGGGGCGTCCGGTGCCAAAAGGGCGTCCAAGACTTGGGAAAAACGGAAACGTATATACGCCACGTAGGACAAAACAATATGAGGAATTGATTGGATGGAAAACAAAAGAAGTCATCAAACAACCGCTTGAGGGAAACATAGCGCTTCACATACGAGTATACGTAAAAAGAAATGTATTTCCCGATATTGATAATATCGCAAAGAGCTGCATGGATGGGATGAACGGAATTGCATATAAAGATGATAAACAAGTTTCGTTTCTATCGATTCAACGAATTAGAGGAGAAGAGGAAAAAGTGGAAATAGAGATTGAGGAGGTGACAATCAATGTATCTCACAAAAGCGGATCGTGA
- a CDS encoding DUF5651 domain-containing protein: MYLTKADRENIIMLVGLEGALIELEKEWAAHNRPKEWLKPLRMAKTWLGKTSDAIAEVISEEDKKRTYKMLNKYQVVLMPNEEARKEIQRPEMISLHTDVLGDLAEAVLESQCNGCKKEDFKSCKYRNALMDASIPAFDAETKGCQYKYEG, from the coding sequence ATGTATCTCACAAAAGCGGATCGTGAGAACATCATCATGCTCGTAGGCTTAGAAGGCGCACTTATTGAGCTTGAGAAAGAGTGGGCCGCGCATAACAGACCAAAAGAGTGGCTTAAGCCATTGCGGATGGCAAAGACGTGGTTAGGAAAGACAAGTGATGCGATAGCGGAAGTGATTTCTGAAGAAGACAAGAAAAGAACATACAAAATGCTAAACAAATATCAAGTTGTTCTAATGCCGAATGAAGAGGCAAGAAAAGAGATTCAAAGACCTGAAATGATCTCATTGCATACTGATGTACTTGGTGATCTTGCAGAAGCGGTACTTGAAAGTCAATGTAACGGGTGCAAAAAAGAAGATTTCAAAAGCTGCAAATATCGAAATGCACTTATGGATGCAAGTATTCCGGCTTTTGACGCTGAAACGAAAGGTTGTCAATACAAGTATGAAGGTTAG
- a CDS encoding sigma factor-like helix-turn-helix DNA-binding protein, with protein sequence MDDLLKSYQESLRLVRDLLKRKISDEDRSVLRSIESDLVYAIDWMKTGRRPGNRRGIERRAAYQREKLFDPLLMQKFFRSSEPTYEWDEHERESSIISWDWERIEDALSVLTERERETYLMSRGYCLTYSEIANYLCISSSSVQTMIERAERKIKKRIKESLFCMCG encoded by the coding sequence TTGGATGATTTACTTAAAAGTTATCAGGAATCGCTCCGTTTAGTCAGAGATCTTTTGAAACGCAAAATAAGCGATGAAGATCGATCAGTATTGAGAAGCATAGAAAGTGATTTAGTATATGCAATTGACTGGATGAAGACAGGAAGAAGACCTGGCAATCGGAGAGGCATTGAACGACGAGCTGCTTATCAACGTGAGAAACTTTTCGACCCGTTGCTGATGCAAAAATTTTTCCGCTCAAGCGAACCAACTTACGAATGGGACGAACACGAAAGAGAAAGCTCCATTATTAGTTGGGATTGGGAACGCATTGAGGACGCTTTGTCGGTGCTCACCGAACGAGAACGAGAAACGTATCTCATGTCGCGAGGATATTGTCTGACATATAGTGAGATTGCGAATTATCTTTGTATCTCATCGAGTAGTGTTCAGACGATGATTGAACGAGCCGAAAGAAAAATCAAAAAACGCATAAAAGAAAGCCTCTTCTGCATGTGCGGGTGA
- a CDS encoding helix-turn-helix domain-containing protein: protein MKNEWVNPLFLVYTAQEAAELWGLAEPTVRQWIRRGKFREDEVRKSAGTWLVTHEAMERLVGKIKNKEEKIKYKTEP, encoded by the coding sequence ATGAAGAATGAATGGGTTAATCCCCTTTTCCTCGTCTATACCGCACAAGAAGCGGCGGAACTATGGGGATTAGCAGAACCGACTGTGCGGCAATGGATACGGAGAGGGAAGTTTCGGGAAGATGAAGTGAGGAAAAGTGCCGGAACATGGTTAGTGACACACGAAGCCATGGAAAGATTAGTAGGAAAGATAAAAAACAAAGAGGAAAAAATTAAGTACAAAACTGAACCGTGA
- a CDS encoding terminase small subunit, protein MKLTEKQKRFADYYIETGNATEAYKRAGYKAKNYETIRANASRLLTNANVKAYIDTNLKQKDNERIASQNEVLEFLTKVMRGEVVEEIPVVMKDNWEMVNKTPNVKDRVKAAELLGKRYTLFTEKVNVEGNLGVQIVDDIEDDANDDEG, encoded by the coding sequence GTGAAACTAACAGAAAAACAGAAGAGGTTTGCGGACTATTACATTGAAACTGGAAATGCAACAGAAGCATACAAGAGAGCTGGATATAAAGCAAAAAATTATGAGACAATAAGAGCCAATGCTTCAAGATTGCTAACAAATGCTAACGTTAAAGCCTATATTGATACAAACTTGAAACAAAAAGATAATGAACGTATCGCCTCACAAAATGAAGTATTAGAATTTCTGACAAAAGTGATGCGTGGAGAAGTAGTTGAAGAAATACCAGTTGTAATGAAAGACAATTGGGAAATGGTAAATAAAACTCCAAATGTAAAAGATAGAGTTAAAGCTGCCGAATTGTTAGGAAAGAGATATACATTATTCACTGAAAAAGTAAATGTTGAAGGTAATTTAGGTGTTCAGATAGTAGATGACATAGAAGATGATGCCAATGATGATGAAGGTTAA
- a CDS encoding PBSX family phage terminase large subunit: MMKVKLSELIAPSFYEVHNDIKHNRYTHYWLKGSRGSTKSSFASIEIILGIMKDKNANALALRKVKETLKDSVFEQLVWAIEKLNVADYWDIKHSPMEMTYIPTGQKILFRGADKPKKIKSTKVSKGYIKYIWYEEVDEFNGMEEIRTINQSLMRGGEQFVIFYTYNPPNSVRSWVNEEVLIERSDRKVHHSTYLTVPKAWLGEQFFIEAEHLKKVNEKAYRHEYLGEVTGTGGEIFANVTARKITDDEIKMFDRIRRGLDFGYASDPLHYSVCHYDKTRRRLYIFYEIHQAGLSNRKAAELIKRENTLNGWIVADSAEPKSIAELKEYGLRVKGAKKGPDSVEYGIKFLQDLEEIIIDPERCPNTLREFLNYELEKDKDGNFKAEFPDKNNHSIDAIRYALEDDMLDRRRAIVDKPAGW, encoded by the coding sequence ATGATGAAGGTTAAATTAAGCGAGCTAATAGCACCGAGCTTTTACGAAGTACACAATGACATAAAGCATAATAGATATACACACTATTGGCTAAAAGGTAGCAGAGGTTCAACAAAATCATCGTTTGCTAGCATAGAAATAATATTAGGCATAATGAAAGACAAAAACGCCAATGCGCTGGCCTTGAGAAAAGTTAAAGAGACTTTAAAAGATAGTGTATTTGAACAGCTTGTATGGGCCATAGAAAAACTAAATGTTGCTGATTACTGGGATATAAAACACAGCCCAATGGAAATGACATATATCCCAACAGGGCAAAAGATTCTATTTCGGGGTGCTGATAAACCAAAAAAGATTAAGTCAACGAAAGTATCAAAAGGCTATATCAAGTATATTTGGTATGAAGAGGTCGACGAGTTTAATGGCATGGAAGAAATAAGGACAATCAATCAGTCCCTCATGCGTGGCGGAGAACAATTCGTAATATTCTACACATACAATCCGCCAAATTCAGTTAGAAGCTGGGTAAATGAAGAAGTATTAATTGAAAGGTCAGATAGAAAAGTACATCATAGCACATATTTGACTGTTCCTAAAGCATGGCTTGGGGAACAGTTTTTTATTGAAGCAGAGCATCTTAAAAAAGTTAACGAGAAAGCATACAGGCATGAATACTTAGGAGAGGTTACAGGCACTGGTGGTGAGATATTTGCTAATGTAACAGCGAGAAAAATCACCGATGATGAAATAAAGATGTTTGACAGGATAAGAAGAGGCCTTGATTTTGGATATGCATCTGATCCGCTTCATTATTCAGTATGCCATTACGACAAAACACGCAGAAGATTATACATTTTCTATGAAATACATCAAGCAGGGCTAAGCAATCGAAAAGCAGCAGAATTAATAAAAAGAGAAAATACATTAAATGGCTGGATTGTTGCAGATAGTGCAGAACCGAAATCAATAGCAGAGCTTAAAGAATATGGATTAAGGGTAAAAGGTGCAAAGAAAGGCCCTGATAGTGTTGAGTATGGGATAAAGTTTTTGCAAGACCTAGAGGAAATCATAATTGACCCTGAAAGATGCCCAAATACATTGAGAGAGTTTTTAAACTATGAACTTGAAAAAGATAAAGATGGTAATTTCAAAGCTGAATTTCCAGACAAAAACAATCACAGCATAGATGCGATTCGCTATGCGCTTGAAGATGATATGTTAGACAGGCGTAGAGCTATTGTGGACAAACCAGCAGGTTGGTAA